The following proteins come from a genomic window of Sorghum bicolor cultivar BTx623 chromosome 3, Sorghum_bicolor_NCBIv3, whole genome shotgun sequence:
- the LOC110433535 gene encoding uncharacterized protein LOC110433535, with the protein MSTRGGGEARQATVKIIETVHVEVDRYSFKSIVQRLTGRDALVGDYSEGPERRSNEEAPQRAAAGYMSNQASKPFADRHSSKDESC; encoded by the coding sequence ATGTCGACGAGAGGGGGCGGCGAGGCGAGGCAGGCGACGGTGAAGATCATCGAGACGGTGCACGTGGAGGTGGACCGGTATAGCTTCAAGTCGATCGTCCAGAGGCTCACGGGGAGGGACGCGCTGGTCGGCGACTACTCGGAAGGGCCCGAGCGTAGATCAAATGAAGAGGCGCCTCAGCGCGCTGCTGCTGGGTATATGAGCAACCAAGCGAGCAAGCCCTTCGCTGATCGCCACTCAAGCAAAGACGAGAGCTGTTGA
- the LOC8058256 gene encoding uncharacterized protein LOC8058256 isoform X1 codes for MLRLRAFRPTSDKVVKIQLHPTHPWLVTADANDRVSVWDWEHRQVIYELKAGGVDERRLVGAKLEKLAEGDDSKGKPTEAIRGGSVKQVSFYDDDVRFWQHWRNCSAAAEAPTAVNQQSSTFSAPAPSTRGRHFVVICCENKVIFLDLVTMRGRDVPKQELDNRSLLCMEFLSRSSSSDAPLVAFGSSDGVIRVLSMLTWKLVRRYTGGHKGAIACLMTYMSAAGEVHLVSGGSDGLLILWSADHIHDSRELVPKISMKAHDGGVVAVELSRVMGSAPQLITIGADKTLAIWDTVTFKEIRRIKPVPKLACHSVASWCHPRAPNLDILTCVKDSHIWAIEHPTYSALTRPLCELSSLVPPQVLAQHKKLRVYCMVAHPLQPHLVATGTNIGIILSEFDPRALPAIAPLPTPTGNKEHSAVYIVERELKLLNFQLSNTANPSLGNAGVASDAGRSRNDSIEQLIVKQTKKHISTPAPHDSYSVLSVSSSGKYVAIVWPDIPSFAVYKASDWSVVDSGTGKLFAWDTCRDRYALVESALAPRMPLVVKGGSSKKAKEAAAAAAQAAAAAASAASAATVQVRILLDDGTAHVLQRSIDGRSEPVIGLHGGALLGVTYRTSRRISPLTATAISTVQSMPLSGFGGSGSSFASDDPFSSKEGPPQNFQLYSWETYQPVSGLLAQPEWTVWDQTVEYCAFAYQQYIVISSLRPQFRYLGDVSIPFATGAVWHRRQLFVATPTTIECVFVDAGVAAIDIETKRRKEEMKAREAQSRAVEEHGDLALITVEAPQVTVSEKVSLRPPMLQVVRLASFQHSPSIPPFIVPKQSKFDGDDSVFQKELDDRRYAEVAVAGGGVSVAVTRFPPEQKRPIGPLVVVGVRDGVLWLVDRYMCAHALSLSHPGIRCRCLAAYGDPVSAVKWATRLGREHHDDLAQFMLGMGYATEALHLPGISKRLEFDLAMQSNDLKRALACLLTMSNSRDVGQETAAADATDVTQILNLAVAKQAKQESLADAVQGIVKFVKEFFDLIDAADATGQSDIAREVLKRLAAAASVKGALHGQMLRGLALRLANHGELTRLSGLVSNLITAGHGREAAFAAAVLGDNALMEKAWQDTGMLAEAVLHAQAHGRPSLRNLVITWNKMLQKELDHTPTVKTDAAAAFLASLEDPKLTSLGETEKKPPIEILPPGMPPLSAPPIVIKKAGAKPGLPNAAKASNGPIGAPMVQGAPMAQGTPGAQGVPMNQVTPSQGSDEAKPSDATVADAAAATSEGTAAPPAAEGTAAPSSEEPNAAAPGNEEGTAHPVNEEATAAGVPDAAGSPDVPAPAAPAPAPATVAVADTSSSDAPAVTPSEVTVSAPSTEAPELTDKPSSTEASLPPPPTVSGV; via the exons aTGCTCCGCCTGCGGGCGTTCCGGCCGACGAGCGACAAGGTCGTGAAGATCCAGCTCCACCCCACTCACCCCTGGCTCGTCACCGCCGACGCCAACGACCGCGTCTCCGTCTGGGACTGGGAGCACCGCCAG GTGATCTATGAGCTGAAGGCAGGTGGCGTTGATGAGCGTCGCTTGGTTGGAGCGAAGCTTGAGAAACTCGCTGAGGGAGATG ATTCAAAGGGAAAGCCCACCGAGGCTATTCGAGGGGGAAG TGTAAAGCAGGTTTCCttttatgatgatgatgttcgCTTTTGGCAACATTGGCGCAATTgctctgctgctgctgaggCCCCAACTGCAGTCAATCAGCAATCTTCCACGTTCAGTGCACCTGCACCCTCAACACGAGGAAGGCACTTTGTTGTCATTTGTTGtgagaacaaagtcatatttttAGATTTGGTGACTATGCGGGGCCGTGATGTTCCTAAACAGGAGCTTGATAATAGGTCACTTCTTTG TATGGAGTTCCTCTCTAGGTCATCTTCTAGCGATGCTCCTCTTGTGGCCTTTGGGTCATCTGATGGTGTCATCAGGGTTCTTTCGATGTTGACATGGAAG CTTGTGCGGAGGTATACGGGTGGACATAAAGGAGCAATAGCCTGCTTAATGACGTACATGTCTGCAGCTGGTGAG GTACATTTAGTTTCTGGTGGCAGCGATGGCCTGCTGATATTATGGAGCGCTGATCATATCCATGACTCACGTGAGCTTGTGCCTAAAATTAGTATGAAG GCCCATGATGGAGGTGTAGTTGCAGTTGAACTTTCAAGGGTGATGGGGAGTGCTCCACAGCTCATTACAATAGGGGCTGATAAAACTTTAGCCATATGGGATACTGTTACTTTCAAG GAAATAAGGCGCATTAAACCAGTGCCTAAACTTGCTTGTCATAGTGTTGCATCGTGGTGTCATCCCCGTGCACCAAACCTTGATATTCTAACTTGTGTCAAGGACTCCCATATTTG GGCCATAGAGCACCCAACTTATTCTGCTTTAACAAGACCGCTCTGCGAATTGTCATCACTAGTTCCTCCACAGGTTCTTGCACAGCATAAGAAACTGAGG GTTTATTGCATGGTGGCACACCCCTTGCAGCCACATCTTGTTGCTACTGGAACTAATATTGGTATCATATTAAGCGAGTTTGATCCAAGAGCACTTCCAGCTATTGCTCCTTTACCAACACCAACAGGCAACAAGGAACATTCTGCTGTTTACATAGTTGAAAGAGAACTTAAGTTACTGAATTTCCAATTGTCAAACACAGCGAATCCATCCCTTGGGAATGCTGGTGTTGCATCTGATGCAGGAAGATCAAGGAATGATTCAATAGAACAGTTGATAGTAAAGCAGACCAAGAAGCATATCAGTACTCCTGCTCCCCACGATTCCTATTCGGTCCTTTCCGTTAGCAGTTCTGGGAA GTATGTTGCAATTGTATGGCCAGATATCCCTTCTTTTGCTGTATACAAAGCAAGTGATTGGTCAGTTGTTGATTCAGGCACAGGGAAGCTTTTTGCCTGGGACACCTGTCGAGACAGATATGCTTTAGTAGAGAGTGCATTGGCCCCAAGAATGCCACTTGTTGTGAAAGGTGGTTCTTCTAAAAAGGCaaaagaagcagcagcagctgcagctcAAGCAGCAGCTGCGGCAGCTAGTGCTGCTTCTGCCGCCACAGTGCAAGTGCGTATCTTATTAGATGATGGAACAGCACATGTTTTGCAGAGATCGATTGATGGTCGTAGTGAACCG GTTATTGGACTGCATGGTGGTGCTTTACTTGGCGTCACATACCGCACATCTCGTAGAATCAGTCCTTTGACAGCAACAGCTATATCAACTGTTCAATCGATGCCCTTATCAGGTTTTGGTGGAAGTGGATCATCTTTTGCATCTGATGATCCATTTTCCTCTAAGGAAGGGCCTCCACAAAATTTCCAACTGTACAG CTGGGAGACCTATCAGCCTGTAAGCGGCCTGCTTGCACAACCTGAGTGGACCGTGTGGGACCAAACTGTTGAGTATTGCGCATTTGCTTATCAGCAGTATATAGTAATTTCTTCCTTGCGGCCCCAATTTAGGTACCTTGGCGATGTCTCAATTCCCTTTGCAACTGGTGCCGTTTGGCATAGAAGGCAGTTATTTGTGGCTACACCAACAACAATTGA GTGTGTCTTTGTTGATGCTGGAGTAGCAGCTATTGACATTGAAACAAAAAGGAGAAAAGAAGAAATGAAAGCAAGAGAAGCTCAGAGTCGGGCAGTTGAAGAGCATGGAGATTTGGCTCTTATTACTGTTGAAGCTCCCCAGGTTACTGTGAGTGAAAAAGTATCATTGAGGCCACCAATGTTGCAG GTTGTTCGTTTAGCCTCCTTTCAGCACTCTCCATCGATACCACCATTTATAGTGCCAAAGCAATCCAAGTTCGATGGAGATGATTCAGTGTTTCAGAAAGAACTAGATGACAGAAGATATGCTGAAGTTGCTGTTGCTGGAGGAGGGGTGTCTGTTGCAGTAACTCGCTTCCCTCCTGAACAGAAGAGACCTattggacctcttgttgtggtTGGTGTAAGAGATGGAGTTCTCTGGCTTGTTGACAG GTATATGTGTGCACATGCCTTGTCACTCAGCCATCCTGGTATAAGATGTCGTTGCCTTGCAGCATATGGGGACCCTGTTAGTGCTGTGAAGTG GGCAACGAGACTTGGCCGAGAGCATCACGATGACCTGGCTCAGTTTATGCTGGGTATGGGCTATGCCACTGAAGCTCTTCATTTGCCTGGAATATCTAAGAG ACTGGAGTTTGACCTTGCAATGCAGAGCAATGACCTGAAAAGAGCACTTGCTTGTCTATTGACAATGAGCAATAGCCGAGATGTGGGACAAGAAACAGCTGCTGCTGATGCCACTGACGTTACACAGATTCTTAATTTGGCGGtagctaagcaagctaagcaggaAAGTCTTGCAGATGCCGTGCAGGGAATAGTGAAATTTGTCAAGGAGTTTTTTGACCTTATCGATGCAGCAGATGCCACTGGGCAATCTGACATTGCTCGTGAAGTTTTAAAGAGATTAGCGGCTGCAGCTTCTGTAAAGGGTGCCCTCCATGGACAGATGCTACGAGGCCTGGCACTTCGTCTTGCAAACCATGGGGAGCTTACTAGATTGTCG GGTTTGGTAAGCAATTTGATCACAGCTGGCCATGGACGCGAAGCAGCATTTGCTGCTGCAGTTCTGGGAGATAATGCCCTAATGGAGAAAGCATGGCAGGACACAGGAATGCTGGCTGAAGCTGTTTTACATGCtcaa GCCCATGGTCGTCCATCATTAAGGAACTTGGTTATAACATGGAACAAGATGCTACAGAAGGAACTGGATCACACACCAACTGTAAAAACCGATGCCGCCGCAGCATTCTTGGCTTCTCTTGAGGATCCAAAGCTCACAAGCTTGGGGGAAACTGAGAAAAAGCCTCCCATTGAAATACTTCCTCCTGGGATGCCTCCTCTATCTGCACCTCCAATCGTGATTAAAAAGGCTGGAGCAAAACCTGGCCTCCCTAATGCAGCAAAGGCCTCAAATGGCCCTATAGGTGCTCCGATGGTTCAAGGTGCTCCCATGGCTCAAGGTACTCCTGGGGCACAAGGGGTCCCCATGAACCAAGTTACTCCATCACAGGGCAGCGACGAGGCAAAGCCATCAGATGCTACAGTGGCAGATGCAGCTGCCGCGACTTCAGAAGGCACTGCAGCTCCCCCAGCTGCAGAAGGTACAGCAGCTCCCAGCAGTGAGGAACCTAACGCAGCAGCACCTGGCAATGAGGAAGGCACAGCACATCCAGTCAACGAGGAAGCCACAGCAGCTGGAGTTCCAGATGCAGCAGGCAGCCCTGATGTGCCTGCTccggctgctcctgctcctgctcctgctactGTAGCTGTAGCTGATACCAGTAGCTCGGATGCACCTGCTGTTACTCCCAGTGAAGTTACCGTCTCCGCCCCCTCAACCGAGGCACCTGAGTTGACGGATAAGCCATCTTCAACAGAGGCATCGTTGCCACCTCCACCCACTGTTTCTGGTGTATAA
- the LOC8058256 gene encoding uncharacterized protein LOC8058256 isoform X2, translating into MRGRDVPKQELDNRSLLCMEFLSRSSSSDAPLVAFGSSDGVIRVLSMLTWKLVRRYTGGHKGAIACLMTYMSAAGEVHLVSGGSDGLLILWSADHIHDSRELVPKISMKAHDGGVVAVELSRVMGSAPQLITIGADKTLAIWDTVTFKEIRRIKPVPKLACHSVASWCHPRAPNLDILTCVKDSHIWAIEHPTYSALTRPLCELSSLVPPQVLAQHKKLRVYCMVAHPLQPHLVATGTNIGIILSEFDPRALPAIAPLPTPTGNKEHSAVYIVERELKLLNFQLSNTANPSLGNAGVASDAGRSRNDSIEQLIVKQTKKHISTPAPHDSYSVLSVSSSGKYVAIVWPDIPSFAVYKASDWSVVDSGTGKLFAWDTCRDRYALVESALAPRMPLVVKGGSSKKAKEAAAAAAQAAAAAASAASAATVQVRILLDDGTAHVLQRSIDGRSEPVIGLHGGALLGVTYRTSRRISPLTATAISTVQSMPLSGFGGSGSSFASDDPFSSKEGPPQNFQLYSWETYQPVSGLLAQPEWTVWDQTVEYCAFAYQQYIVISSLRPQFRYLGDVSIPFATGAVWHRRQLFVATPTTIECVFVDAGVAAIDIETKRRKEEMKAREAQSRAVEEHGDLALITVEAPQVTVSEKVSLRPPMLQVVRLASFQHSPSIPPFIVPKQSKFDGDDSVFQKELDDRRYAEVAVAGGGVSVAVTRFPPEQKRPIGPLVVVGVRDGVLWLVDRYMCAHALSLSHPGIRCRCLAAYGDPVSAVKWATRLGREHHDDLAQFMLGMGYATEALHLPGISKRLEFDLAMQSNDLKRALACLLTMSNSRDVGQETAAADATDVTQILNLAVAKQAKQESLADAVQGIVKFVKEFFDLIDAADATGQSDIAREVLKRLAAAASVKGALHGQMLRGLALRLANHGELTRLSGLVSNLITAGHGREAAFAAAVLGDNALMEKAWQDTGMLAEAVLHAQAHGRPSLRNLVITWNKMLQKELDHTPTVKTDAAAAFLASLEDPKLTSLGETEKKPPIEILPPGMPPLSAPPIVIKKAGAKPGLPNAAKASNGPIGAPMVQGAPMAQGTPGAQGVPMNQVTPSQGSDEAKPSDATVADAAAATSEGTAAPPAAEGTAAPSSEEPNAAAPGNEEGTAHPVNEEATAAGVPDAAGSPDVPAPAAPAPAPATVAVADTSSSDAPAVTPSEVTVSAPSTEAPELTDKPSSTEASLPPPPTVSGV; encoded by the exons ATGCGGGGCCGTGATGTTCCTAAACAGGAGCTTGATAATAGGTCACTTCTTTG TATGGAGTTCCTCTCTAGGTCATCTTCTAGCGATGCTCCTCTTGTGGCCTTTGGGTCATCTGATGGTGTCATCAGGGTTCTTTCGATGTTGACATGGAAG CTTGTGCGGAGGTATACGGGTGGACATAAAGGAGCAATAGCCTGCTTAATGACGTACATGTCTGCAGCTGGTGAG GTACATTTAGTTTCTGGTGGCAGCGATGGCCTGCTGATATTATGGAGCGCTGATCATATCCATGACTCACGTGAGCTTGTGCCTAAAATTAGTATGAAG GCCCATGATGGAGGTGTAGTTGCAGTTGAACTTTCAAGGGTGATGGGGAGTGCTCCACAGCTCATTACAATAGGGGCTGATAAAACTTTAGCCATATGGGATACTGTTACTTTCAAG GAAATAAGGCGCATTAAACCAGTGCCTAAACTTGCTTGTCATAGTGTTGCATCGTGGTGTCATCCCCGTGCACCAAACCTTGATATTCTAACTTGTGTCAAGGACTCCCATATTTG GGCCATAGAGCACCCAACTTATTCTGCTTTAACAAGACCGCTCTGCGAATTGTCATCACTAGTTCCTCCACAGGTTCTTGCACAGCATAAGAAACTGAGG GTTTATTGCATGGTGGCACACCCCTTGCAGCCACATCTTGTTGCTACTGGAACTAATATTGGTATCATATTAAGCGAGTTTGATCCAAGAGCACTTCCAGCTATTGCTCCTTTACCAACACCAACAGGCAACAAGGAACATTCTGCTGTTTACATAGTTGAAAGAGAACTTAAGTTACTGAATTTCCAATTGTCAAACACAGCGAATCCATCCCTTGGGAATGCTGGTGTTGCATCTGATGCAGGAAGATCAAGGAATGATTCAATAGAACAGTTGATAGTAAAGCAGACCAAGAAGCATATCAGTACTCCTGCTCCCCACGATTCCTATTCGGTCCTTTCCGTTAGCAGTTCTGGGAA GTATGTTGCAATTGTATGGCCAGATATCCCTTCTTTTGCTGTATACAAAGCAAGTGATTGGTCAGTTGTTGATTCAGGCACAGGGAAGCTTTTTGCCTGGGACACCTGTCGAGACAGATATGCTTTAGTAGAGAGTGCATTGGCCCCAAGAATGCCACTTGTTGTGAAAGGTGGTTCTTCTAAAAAGGCaaaagaagcagcagcagctgcagctcAAGCAGCAGCTGCGGCAGCTAGTGCTGCTTCTGCCGCCACAGTGCAAGTGCGTATCTTATTAGATGATGGAACAGCACATGTTTTGCAGAGATCGATTGATGGTCGTAGTGAACCG GTTATTGGACTGCATGGTGGTGCTTTACTTGGCGTCACATACCGCACATCTCGTAGAATCAGTCCTTTGACAGCAACAGCTATATCAACTGTTCAATCGATGCCCTTATCAGGTTTTGGTGGAAGTGGATCATCTTTTGCATCTGATGATCCATTTTCCTCTAAGGAAGGGCCTCCACAAAATTTCCAACTGTACAG CTGGGAGACCTATCAGCCTGTAAGCGGCCTGCTTGCACAACCTGAGTGGACCGTGTGGGACCAAACTGTTGAGTATTGCGCATTTGCTTATCAGCAGTATATAGTAATTTCTTCCTTGCGGCCCCAATTTAGGTACCTTGGCGATGTCTCAATTCCCTTTGCAACTGGTGCCGTTTGGCATAGAAGGCAGTTATTTGTGGCTACACCAACAACAATTGA GTGTGTCTTTGTTGATGCTGGAGTAGCAGCTATTGACATTGAAACAAAAAGGAGAAAAGAAGAAATGAAAGCAAGAGAAGCTCAGAGTCGGGCAGTTGAAGAGCATGGAGATTTGGCTCTTATTACTGTTGAAGCTCCCCAGGTTACTGTGAGTGAAAAAGTATCATTGAGGCCACCAATGTTGCAG GTTGTTCGTTTAGCCTCCTTTCAGCACTCTCCATCGATACCACCATTTATAGTGCCAAAGCAATCCAAGTTCGATGGAGATGATTCAGTGTTTCAGAAAGAACTAGATGACAGAAGATATGCTGAAGTTGCTGTTGCTGGAGGAGGGGTGTCTGTTGCAGTAACTCGCTTCCCTCCTGAACAGAAGAGACCTattggacctcttgttgtggtTGGTGTAAGAGATGGAGTTCTCTGGCTTGTTGACAG GTATATGTGTGCACATGCCTTGTCACTCAGCCATCCTGGTATAAGATGTCGTTGCCTTGCAGCATATGGGGACCCTGTTAGTGCTGTGAAGTG GGCAACGAGACTTGGCCGAGAGCATCACGATGACCTGGCTCAGTTTATGCTGGGTATGGGCTATGCCACTGAAGCTCTTCATTTGCCTGGAATATCTAAGAG ACTGGAGTTTGACCTTGCAATGCAGAGCAATGACCTGAAAAGAGCACTTGCTTGTCTATTGACAATGAGCAATAGCCGAGATGTGGGACAAGAAACAGCTGCTGCTGATGCCACTGACGTTACACAGATTCTTAATTTGGCGGtagctaagcaagctaagcaggaAAGTCTTGCAGATGCCGTGCAGGGAATAGTGAAATTTGTCAAGGAGTTTTTTGACCTTATCGATGCAGCAGATGCCACTGGGCAATCTGACATTGCTCGTGAAGTTTTAAAGAGATTAGCGGCTGCAGCTTCTGTAAAGGGTGCCCTCCATGGACAGATGCTACGAGGCCTGGCACTTCGTCTTGCAAACCATGGGGAGCTTACTAGATTGTCG GGTTTGGTAAGCAATTTGATCACAGCTGGCCATGGACGCGAAGCAGCATTTGCTGCTGCAGTTCTGGGAGATAATGCCCTAATGGAGAAAGCATGGCAGGACACAGGAATGCTGGCTGAAGCTGTTTTACATGCtcaa GCCCATGGTCGTCCATCATTAAGGAACTTGGTTATAACATGGAACAAGATGCTACAGAAGGAACTGGATCACACACCAACTGTAAAAACCGATGCCGCCGCAGCATTCTTGGCTTCTCTTGAGGATCCAAAGCTCACAAGCTTGGGGGAAACTGAGAAAAAGCCTCCCATTGAAATACTTCCTCCTGGGATGCCTCCTCTATCTGCACCTCCAATCGTGATTAAAAAGGCTGGAGCAAAACCTGGCCTCCCTAATGCAGCAAAGGCCTCAAATGGCCCTATAGGTGCTCCGATGGTTCAAGGTGCTCCCATGGCTCAAGGTACTCCTGGGGCACAAGGGGTCCCCATGAACCAAGTTACTCCATCACAGGGCAGCGACGAGGCAAAGCCATCAGATGCTACAGTGGCAGATGCAGCTGCCGCGACTTCAGAAGGCACTGCAGCTCCCCCAGCTGCAGAAGGTACAGCAGCTCCCAGCAGTGAGGAACCTAACGCAGCAGCACCTGGCAATGAGGAAGGCACAGCACATCCAGTCAACGAGGAAGCCACAGCAGCTGGAGTTCCAGATGCAGCAGGCAGCCCTGATGTGCCTGCTccggctgctcctgctcctgctcctgctactGTAGCTGTAGCTGATACCAGTAGCTCGGATGCACCTGCTGTTACTCCCAGTGAAGTTACCGTCTCCGCCCCCTCAACCGAGGCACCTGAGTTGACGGATAAGCCATCTTCAACAGAGGCATCGTTGCCACCTCCACCCACTGTTTCTGGTGTATAA
- the LOC8058255 gene encoding uncharacterized protein LOC8058255 yields the protein MALLTSPSRPRKQRCPFPAMLSLSPSLLSLILLLPFLSLLLLNRSSFPGSSCSPALAGAASRRGSAAGFQGDLRDIEFSWNHLPFSASRPPPAKLKIAVFSRKWPVASAPGGMERHAHTLHTALAARGHRVHVFTSPPPHTEAAPSAPADGPQLHFLDGEPGQWRCDEAWKLYEAEGENDPFDVIHSESVAVFHRWALGVDKLVVSWHGISLEALHSGIFQDLARGEEEARSPALNQSLGQSVYRVLSEVRFFRSYAHQVAISDSTGEMLRDVYQIPSRRVHVILNGVDEAQFEPDTPLGRAFREEVGVPKGADLVLGVSGRLVKDKGHPLLYEAFSKLVLRHPNVYLLIAGKGPWENRYMDLGRNAKVLGAVPPGKLKAFYNALDVFVDPTLRPQGLDLTLMEAMQCGKPVVATRFPSIKGSIVVDDEFGYMFAPNVESLLESLEAVVAEGARRAARRGRACREYAKSMFAATKMALAYERLFLCVKNDTFCGYPAEFD from the coding sequence ATGGCCCTGCTCACCTCCCCGTCGAGGCCAAGGAAGCAGCGCTGCCCCTTCCCCGCGATGCTCTCCCTCTCGCCGTCCCTCCTCTCCCTCATCCTGCTCctccccttcctctccctcctcctcctcaaccGCTCCTCCTTCCCGGGCTCCTCTTGCTCCCCGGCCCTGGCGGGGGCCGCTTCGCGCCGGGGAAGCGCGGCCGGCTTCCAGGGGGACCTGCGCGACATCGAGTTCTCGTGGAACCACCTGCCGTTCTCGGCGTCCAGGCCGCCCCCCGCCAAGCTCAAGATCGCCGTCTTCTCCCGGAAGTGGCCCGTGGCCTCAGCGCCTGGAGGCATGGAGCGTCACGCGCACACGCTGCACACGGCGCTGGCCGCGCGAGGCCACCGCGTGCACGTGTTCACCTCCCCGCCGCCGCACACCGAGGCGGCGCCCTCGGCCCCCGCCGACGGTCCTCAGCTCCACTTCCTGGACGGCGAGCCGGGGCAATGGCGCTGCGACGAGGCGTGGAAGCTCTACGAGGCCGAGGGCGAGAACGACCCCTTCGACGTCATCCACTCCGAGAGCGTCGCCGTGTTCCACCGCTGGGCGCTGGGCGTGGACAAGCTGGTGGTGTCGTGGCACGGCATCTCGCTGGAGGCCCTGCACTCGGGCATCTTCCAGGACCTCGcccgcggcgaggaggaggcccGGTCGCCGGCGCTGAACCAGAGCCTTGGCCAGTCCGTGTACCGCGTGCTCTCCGAGGTGCGCTTCTTCCGGAGCTACGCGCACCAGGTGGCCATCAGCGACTCCACGGGGGAGATGCTCCGCGACGTGTACCAGATCCCGTCCCGCCGCGTGCACGTCATCCTCAACGGCGTGGACGAGGCGCAGTTCGAGCCGGACACGCCGCTGGGGCGCGCGTTCCGGGAGGAGGTCGGGGTGCCCAAGGGCGCCGACCTGGTGCTGGGCGTGTCGGGGCGGCTGGTCAAGGACAAGGGCCACCCGCTGCTGTACGAGGCATTCTCCAAGCTGGTGCTGCGCCACCCGAACGTGTACCTGCTCATCGCCGGGAAGGGGCCGTGGGAGAACCGGTACATGGACCTGGGACGCAACGCCAAGGTGCTCGGCGCCGTGCCGCCGGGGAAGCTCAAGGCGTTCTACAACGCGCTGGACGTGTTCGTGGACCCGACGCTGCGGCCGCAGGGGCTGGACCTGACGCTCATGGAGGCGATGCAGTGCGGGAAGCCGGTGGTGGCGACGCGGTTCCCGAGCATCAAGGGCAGCATCGTGGTGGACGACGAGTTCGGGTACATGTTCGCGCCCAACGTGGAGTCGCTGCTGGAGAGCCTGGAGGCCGTGGTGGCGGAGGGCGCCCGGCGCGCCGCGCGCCGCGGACGCGCGTGCCGGGAGTACGCCAAGTCCATGTTCGCGGCAACCAAGATGGCGCTCGCGTACGAGAGGCTCTTCCTCTGCGTCAAGAACGACACCTTCTGCGGGTACCCAGCCGAGTTCGATTGA